AAATGCGCAGCTCGGGCAAGGTCATCCTCGACGCCATCCGCACTGATCGTCAGATCAAGCCGGAAGTCGAAGCCAAGCTGACCGAACTGCTGACGGCGTTCAACAAGCGCTTTGCAGCCTAAGGACGGACCATGCCCTCGCTGAAGGAACTGCGCGCCCGGATCGCGGGCGTGAAATCGCAGCGCAAGATCACGAGTGCCATGAAGATGGTCGCAGCGTCCAAGCTGCGCCGTTTTCAGAAGCACGCCGAGGCCTCGCGTCCCTATGCTGCCGCCATGCGCCGCATGTTGTCCGAGCTTGCGACGGCAACTTCAGGCCAGGGCGAGTTGCCCGTGCTTCTCGAAGGCGGCAAGGGTTCGACCCATCTTGTCGTTTTGCTGACCAGCGATTTCGGTCTGGCGGGTGGCTTCAATGCCAATCTGGTGCGCTCGGTGCGTCAGATCGTCTCGCGTCTCGAATCGCAGGGCGAAACGGTGCGTATCCTGCCGGTCGGCCGCAAGGGCGGTGAGGCCATGGCGCGCATCTTCCCTGGCAAGCTGATCGAGCGTTACGAAGGCACGGCTGGCCGCGAGGTACAGTTCCAGAAGGCTGTCGACCTCGGCCAGCGCGTTACCGAACTGCTTACCGATGGTCAGGTCGATCGCGTGACGGTGGTGTTCAACCGCTTCGTCAACGCCATGACTCAGATCCCGACGGAAGAGGCGCTCGTTCCGCTGCCCGTGGCCGAGAACGACAACGCCAGTGAATATACCGCTCAATATGAATTTGAGCCCAATGAAGCCGAGCTGCTCGCTCAGCTTCTGCCGCGTAATATCCAGGTCCAGTTCTTCGCTGCGCTTCTTGAAAGTGCGGCTGGTGAGCAGGGTGCACGCATGACGGCCATGGATAACGCGACACGGAATGCAGGCAAGGCGATCGACTCTCTGTCGCAGCGCTATAACCGCACCCGTCAGAGCAACATCACCAAAGAACTTATCGAGATCATCTCCGGCGCTGAAGCCGTCTGAGACTTTTACGCAGGAGCCGAAATACGATGTCCGAAACTCTGTCGTCTGCCAGCAGCAACGTCGTGGGTCGCGTGACGCAGGTCCGCGGTCCCGTGGTCGATGTCCAGTTCGAAGGCACGCTGCCGCATATCCTTAATGCGCTGCACGTCCAGATTGGCGACCAGACCCTTGTGCTCGAAGTGGCACAGGAAATTGGTGAGCGCGAAGTGCGCTGCATCGCCATGGACAGCACCGATGGTCTGGTCCGTGGTAGCGAAGTGAAGGATACCGGTGCCCAGATCACGGTGCCGGTTGGCCCGGCGACGCTCGGCCGTATCCTCAACGTCATCGGCGAGCCCGTCGATGAGCGCGGCCCTGTCGTGTCCGACAAGCACTATCCGATTCACCGCAAGGCTCCCTCTTTCGAGGACCAGGCTGCGGCTTCCGAGATTCTGGTCACCGGAATCAAGGTTGTCGATCTGCTCTGCCCGTACCTCAAGGGCGGCAAGATCGGCCTGTTCGGCGGCGCTGGCGTTGGCAAGACCGTTATCATCCAGGAGCTGATCAACAACATCGCCAAGGCTCATGGCGGCGTGTCCGTCTTTGCCGGTGTCGGTGAGCGTACGCGTGAAGGCAACGACCTGTATTTCGAAATGCAGGATGCCGGCGTGATCAAGATCGGTGAAGACGGTTCGACGGCTGGCTCCAAGGTGGCGCTGGTCTATGGCCAGATGAACGAGCCGCCGGGTGCCCGCGCTCGCGTTGCCCTGTCCGCCCTTTCCCTCGCAGAATATTTCCGCGATGAGGAAGGCCAGGACGTGCTGTTCTTCGTGGACAACATCTTCCGCTTCACGCAGGCCGGTTCGGAAGTCTCGGCTCTGCTGGGTCGTATTCCTTCTGCCGTTGGCTATCAGCCGACGCTGGCCACCGAGATGGGCGCCCTTCAGGAGCGCATCACCTCCACCAAGAAGGGCTCGATCACCTCGGTTCAGGCCGTTTACGTGCCTGCCGACGATCTGACCGATCCGGCACCTGCCGCGACCTTCGCCCATCTTGACGCCACGACCGTGCTGAACCGCTCGATCGCGGAAATGGGTATCTATCCGGCTGTCGATCCGCTCGACTCCACCTCGCGTTCGCTCGACCCCAAGATCGTTGGTGAAGAGCACTATCAGGTGGCGCGTGACGTGCAGCGTATTCTCCAGACCTACAAGGGCCTGCAGGACATCATCGCGATCCTGGGCATGGACGAGCTGTCGGAAGAGGACAAGCAGGTCGTGGCGCGCGCGCGCCGCATCCAGCGCTTCCTGTCGCAGCCTTTCCACGTTGCCGAGGTCTTCACGGGTTCGCCGGGCAAGCTCGTCGCTCTCGATGACACCGTGCGCAGCTTCAAGGCTATTGTGGCCGGTGAGTATGACCACCTGCCGGAAGGCGCTTTCTACATGGTCGGGCCGATCGAAGAAGCGATCGCCAAGGCCGAGAAGATGAAGGAGTCGGCGTAAGCCCATGCCGGTTCAGGTCGAAATCATCAGCCCGGAAAAGCTGCTCTTCCGCAAGGAAGTCGAAATGGCAGTCATCCCGGGCGAGGAAGGCGATATCGCGGCCATGCCGGATCATGCGCCGATCATGCTCCTGCTGCGCGGTGGCGTCGTCTCCCTCTATGAGGGAGGCGTCGTAACCGAGCGCTTCTTCGTCTCCGGTGGTTTCGCCGACATTACGGCAGATCGCTGCACGATTCTCGCTGACGAGGCCCTGCCGATCAAGGACATCGTCCTGACCGAAGCAGAGTCCCGCCTCGAGACCCTCGAGCTTCAGCTGACCAATGTCGCAGCTGATGACCTTGCGGATATCGAGCGCATCTCTCGCAAGATCCAGTCCACCCGGGCTGCAATCGAGGCGGCTGAGGCTGCACACCCGATCTACTGATCGGGCATACCCGTTACCGAAAAGGCCGGCTCCCCCCAGGGTGCCGGCCTTTTTGTTTGGCTCTCGACTGATTCGGTTTCAGATACCGCAAGGGATTACGCACTGGCCTTGCGGCTCATCGCTATCAGGTCCGGCCTGAGGCCAAGACGTAAGGTGGTCTGATCCTTACATCACGCCGGTACCACCAATAGGTTGGTACGGCACAGGCCGTATTTGCCGGGTTTGTATCTCGTGCTCTCAGCCGCGGCCGCGATAGCCGGGAACATCCTGTGCAGGCACCCACACGCCCTCGGGCGGCAGGCCAGTCTGCCAGAACACGTCGATGGGAATACCCCCGCGTGGATACCAGTAGGCACCAATACGTAGCCATTTCGGGTTCAGCACCTCGACCAGTTTCGTGGCAATGCTGACAGAGCAATCCTCATGAAATGCGCCATGATTGCGAAAGCTGGTGAGATAGAGCTTGAGCGACTTGCTTTCGACGATCCACTCATCCGGAATGTAATCGATCACGATATGAGCGAAATCGGGCTGACCCGTTACCGGGCAGAGCGATGTGAACTCAGGTGCGGTGAAACGCACCACATAATCGCGGCCCTTATGCGGGCTTGGCACACGCTCGAGCGTTGCGGTTTCCGGGCTGTCCGGCTGCACGGTCTGTCGGCCAAGCTGGCTGAGTGCCGCGAGATCGTTCTCTGATGTGGTCATGTGGGTCTGCCCTGATGTATGGATGGGAAATGCAAGTGTCTCAAGCCGGTTTCCCAGCCCCAGTCATCGTGTCTTCTACAGACGATTTGGCGCAACTCTGCGCCCGACTCAAGCAGGAGCCGTTCGTTACGATCGATACGGAGTTCGTGCGGGAGCATACATACTGGCCTGAACTTTGCGTGGTGCAGCTCGGCGGCGTGTCCGATGTCGCCGTGATTGACACGCTGGCGCCGGGGATCGACCTTGCGCCGCTGGCCGATCTGCTGGCAACGGAAAGCTGTGTGAAGGTCTTTCACGCTGCCCGTCAGGATCTGGAAATCTTCCTGCATCTGTTCGATGTCCTGCCGCGCTCTATTTTCGACACACAGGTGGCGGCAATGGTGGGGGGCTATGGCGATCAGGTAGGTTATGACACGCTCGTCAATGCCATTACCGGCGCGAGCATCGACAAGACCCATCGCTTCAGCGACTGGGCAGCGCGCCCCCTGTCCAAGGCACAGATCGCCTATGCCGCAGCAGATGTCACGCATCTGCGCGATGTCTATCTTGCCCTGCATGACGAACTGGAAAAGCAGAACCGTCTGCACTGGGCTGATGCCGAGCTTGCTGTCCTGAACGATCCGGCAACCTTCCGCCCCGATCCGCGCCGCCAGTGGGAGCGGCTGAAGGCCCGCACCAATAACCGTCGCATGCTTGGCGTCTTGCGCGAGGTTGCGGCATGGCGTGAACTTGAGGCGCAGGCGCTGAATATCCCGCGTCAGCGCCTTATCCGCGATGAAAGCCTGCTCGAAATTGCGGCTGTTCGCCCGCAGGATACTGACGCTCTCTCCCGCGTGCGTGGTGTCTCTCGTGGCTTTGCCGAGGGCAAGGCCGCACCGGGTCTTCTGGCGGCAATCCAGACAGGCCTTGATCTGCCCGAGAAGGACCTCCCGCGACCGCCGCGCAAATCCGAGGGGGCCAAGCCTTCTGCGGCGTTGGTTGCGCTGCTCAAGGTCGTGCTTGCCGCCAGTTGCGAGGCCAACCGCGTGGCTCCCAAACTTGTCGCGACGAGTGAGGATCTGGACAGTCTGGCGCTGGGTGAAACCGATAGCCCGGTTCTCAAGGGATGGCGCCGCGCCGTTTTCGGCGAGGATGCCCTTGCGCTTCTGCGAGGTGATATCCAGCTTGCCGTTGAAGGTCGTTTGGTTAGGCTGATCCGCGACGATCAGGCCTGAAGACTGCTCTGATCTCGTGTCAGATCCTGCCCTGCGGTAGCGCCCGGAGGCATCATCCGGAGGCAGGGCGCGGCTCAGGCGAAGCCTGAGAAGAAATGCTGCAGGGGATCAGCGACCGGCGGCCCCTGTCAGAGATTGTCACGTCATTCTTTGGTAATTCACGCGGGTTCAGATTGACTTGAGCAAGAGCTCTGTGTTTATGCGCCAGTCTCATTATAGAAAAATCCGATTTACGGATTGAGCAAGTCGTATCGACACCCTAGTTTTACGTCACAGGACTGAATGAGGAGCACGGGCGATGGAATGGACTGACGAAATAATCTCCCGTCTTCAGACGCTTTGGCAGGAAGGACTATCGACAGCCGAGATCGGGCGACAGCTCTCGATCACGAAAAATGCTGTCGTGGGCAAGGCTCATCGTCTTGGTCTGCCGCCACGCCCTTCGCCCATCCGTGCTGCAGCCAAGTCCCGCAAGGATGCTGCTCCTGAGACGGGCGTGGATACCACGTCGGCGCCGTCCGCTGAAGCTGTCGCGCCAAAAGCTGCGGAACCGGCCACAATCCCGGCCATTGAAAAGCCGCCTGCCAAAGCTGCTGAAAAACCCGTCGAGGCAGTGCAGGAAAAGGCCAGCGAGGTTGTCGGCGTCAAGACAGCACCTGTCGCACTGGTAGAGGATGCGCCGGCCCCGGTCATGGCTGGCCGTCCAACCGCCACCACGCCGACATCGTCTGCTGCCGGGTCGGCTTCGGCCAGTCCCGCTGCGACAAGCGAAGATGAGCCTGCCACTGCCGCGAAATCCGCTCCGCCCCGCAAATCCGCAGAGGCCAAGACCATGGCGCCAGATCTGATGCTCCGCCCGCTCCTGCGCCCGCTGA
The sequence above is drawn from the Asaia bogorensis NBRC 16594 genome and encodes:
- the atpD gene encoding F0F1 ATP synthase subunit beta gives rise to the protein MSETLSSASSNVVGRVTQVRGPVVDVQFEGTLPHILNALHVQIGDQTLVLEVAQEIGEREVRCIAMDSTDGLVRGSEVKDTGAQITVPVGPATLGRILNVIGEPVDERGPVVSDKHYPIHRKAPSFEDQAAASEILVTGIKVVDLLCPYLKGGKIGLFGGAGVGKTVIIQELINNIAKAHGGVSVFAGVGERTREGNDLYFEMQDAGVIKIGEDGSTAGSKVALVYGQMNEPPGARARVALSALSLAEYFRDEEGQDVLFFVDNIFRFTQAGSEVSALLGRIPSAVGYQPTLATEMGALQERITSTKKGSITSVQAVYVPADDLTDPAPAATFAHLDATTVLNRSIAEMGIYPAVDPLDSTSRSLDPKIVGEEHYQVARDVQRILQTYKGLQDIIAILGMDELSEEDKQVVARARRIQRFLSQPFHVAEVFTGSPGKLVALDDTVRSFKAIVAGEYDHLPEGAFYMVGPIEEAIAKAEKMKESA
- the atpC gene encoding ATP synthase F1 subunit epsilon, producing MPVQVEIISPEKLLFRKEVEMAVIPGEEGDIAAMPDHAPIMLLLRGGVVSLYEGGVVTERFFVSGGFADITADRCTILADEALPIKDIVLTEAESRLETLELQLTNVAADDLADIERISRKIQSTRAAIEAAEAAHPIY
- a CDS encoding F0F1 ATP synthase subunit gamma, with translation MPSLKELRARIAGVKSQRKITSAMKMVAASKLRRFQKHAEASRPYAAAMRRMLSELATATSGQGELPVLLEGGKGSTHLVVLLTSDFGLAGGFNANLVRSVRQIVSRLESQGETVRILPVGRKGGEAMARIFPGKLIERYEGTAGREVQFQKAVDLGQRVTELLTDGQVDRVTVVFNRFVNAMTQIPTEEALVPLPVAENDNASEYTAQYEFEPNEAELLAQLLPRNIQVQFFAALLESAAGEQGARMTAMDNATRNAGKAIDSLSQRYNRTRQSNITKELIEIISGAEAV
- a CDS encoding GcrA family cell cycle regulator, with the protein product MEWTDEIISRLQTLWQEGLSTAEIGRQLSITKNAVVGKAHRLGLPPRPSPIRAAAKSRKDAAPETGVDTTSAPSAEAVAPKAAEPATIPAIEKPPAKAAEKPVEAVQEKASEVVGVKTAPVALVEDAPAPVMAGRPTATTPTSSAAGSASASPAATSEDEPATAAKSAPPRKSAEAKTMAPDLMLRPLLRPLTADTSPRRGPACCWPNGDPGTPGFHFCGAKPVPGKPYCAEHCAIAYVKLRDRRESVG
- the queF gene encoding preQ(1) synthase, with amino-acid sequence MTTSENDLAALSQLGRQTVQPDSPETATLERVPSPHKGRDYVVRFTAPEFTSLCPVTGQPDFAHIVIDYIPDEWIVESKSLKLYLTSFRNHGAFHEDCSVSIATKLVEVLNPKWLRIGAYWYPRGGIPIDVFWQTGLPPEGVWVPAQDVPGYRGRG
- the rnd gene encoding ribonuclease D, translating into MQVSQAGFPAPVIVSSTDDLAQLCARLKQEPFVTIDTEFVREHTYWPELCVVQLGGVSDVAVIDTLAPGIDLAPLADLLATESCVKVFHAARQDLEIFLHLFDVLPRSIFDTQVAAMVGGYGDQVGYDTLVNAITGASIDKTHRFSDWAARPLSKAQIAYAAADVTHLRDVYLALHDELEKQNRLHWADAELAVLNDPATFRPDPRRQWERLKARTNNRRMLGVLREVAAWRELEAQALNIPRQRLIRDESLLEIAAVRPQDTDALSRVRGVSRGFAEGKAAPGLLAAIQTGLDLPEKDLPRPPRKSEGAKPSAALVALLKVVLAASCEANRVAPKLVATSEDLDSLALGETDSPVLKGWRRAVFGEDALALLRGDIQLAVEGRLVRLIRDDQA